Proteins encoded in a region of the Candidatus Nitrospira nitrificans genome:
- a CDS encoding CRISPR-associated helicase/endonuclease Cas3, whose amino-acid sequence MNKELPAYIAHVRKTGGDPQSLEEHLLGVAEIAKGLASKIHLEHQGELIGLLHDLGKYSNEFQAYLKSAVGLINQDEAEFVDARGLKRKVDHSTAGAQLVWEELSQQGDMGRIAGQFLALCIASHHSGLINCLSSDTNSCVEDIFTRRIGKRDDRSHFREAMSKVDTLIYNRFRELVSSPGLINGLKESIRQVILRDHIKGLDPSKNQITQFKLGLLVRFLFSCLIDADRADTADFERPKAAKYRLNGQYTEWPLLIERLEKHLQGFTVRNPIDEFRQNISDHCLNSALRDKGIYTLTVPTGGGKTLASLRFALHHAERHKMDRAIYVIPFTSIIDQNAKVVRDILEPTKDDRGRVVLEHHSNLTPEQQGWREKILTENWDAPIVFTTSVQLLETIFGGGTRGARRMHQLANAVLIFDEIQTLPVNCVHLFSNAMNFLVEHCGSTVVLCTATQPLLNRVDQSKGALKFTKNDDLMPDVKGLFDDLKRVEVLNRRKPGGWTDEEIARLALDEVAQSKSCLVIVNTKKSAQTLFRLCREAVGIQTFHLSTNMCPAHRKEVLDQIRQLLDDESPVLCISTQLIEAGVDVDFGAVIRYTAGLDSIAQAAGRCNRNGKQKDADGNPKVGRVHVVNPAVENIDRLKDIQCGKGITERLLDDVEAGSEDFGGNLIGPKAIERYFEYFFFNRHLEMDYPVSAQSVGRDDTLLNLLSTNSLAMDEYGRNYGIAPNIYLRQSFMSAAHAFKVIDAPTRGIIVPYGKAGRDVVNNLCSAFEVEKQFVLLRRAQQYTVNVFPQDLEKLQKAGAVSAIQKDVDILHLSDARYYNQSFGLSQTPEGTMEVLYA is encoded by the coding sequence ATGAATAAGGAGTTGCCTGCATATATTGCCCATGTCCGAAAAACGGGAGGTGATCCCCAGAGCCTCGAAGAGCATCTGTTGGGAGTTGCTGAGATAGCAAAAGGGCTTGCCTCGAAGATTCACCTCGAACATCAAGGCGAGTTGATAGGGCTACTCCATGATTTGGGAAAGTACAGCAATGAGTTTCAAGCTTATCTCAAGTCGGCTGTCGGTTTGATCAACCAAGATGAAGCTGAGTTTGTCGATGCGCGTGGACTCAAGAGAAAGGTGGATCATTCCACCGCAGGGGCTCAGCTTGTTTGGGAGGAATTGTCCCAGCAAGGCGACATGGGTAGGATTGCTGGCCAATTTCTCGCCTTGTGCATCGCCTCACATCATTCCGGATTGATCAACTGTCTGTCTTCGGACACCAATAGTTGTGTCGAGGATATTTTTACAAGGCGGATTGGTAAGCGGGATGACCGATCCCATTTTCGCGAAGCCATGAGCAAAGTGGACACACTGATCTATAATCGCTTCCGCGAGTTGGTGAGCAGCCCTGGACTGATTAATGGTCTCAAAGAATCTATTCGCCAGGTGATACTCCGCGATCACATCAAAGGGCTAGATCCAAGCAAAAATCAGATCACGCAGTTCAAATTAGGTCTGCTCGTGCGTTTTCTGTTCAGTTGTCTAATCGATGCAGATCGCGCCGATACGGCTGATTTCGAAAGGCCAAAGGCCGCAAAATATCGGCTCAACGGGCAATACACCGAATGGCCTCTGCTGATCGAGCGTCTTGAGAAGCACCTGCAAGGATTCACCGTCCGGAATCCTATCGATGAATTCAGGCAGAACATTTCCGATCACTGCCTCAATAGCGCCCTTCGTGATAAAGGCATTTATACTCTGACCGTACCCACGGGAGGCGGGAAGACTCTTGCCAGCCTGCGCTTTGCTTTACATCACGCGGAACGTCATAAGATGGATCGAGCGATTTATGTCATTCCCTTCACGTCCATCATTGACCAGAACGCCAAGGTGGTTCGCGACATCCTAGAGCCGACGAAGGACGACCGTGGCCGGGTAGTGCTTGAACATCACTCCAACCTCACCCCAGAACAGCAGGGATGGCGGGAAAAGATACTGACGGAGAACTGGGACGCCCCGATTGTCTTCACCACCAGCGTACAGCTGCTAGAGACCATCTTTGGTGGAGGTACGCGCGGTGCTCGGCGGATGCACCAGTTGGCCAATGCGGTGCTGATCTTTGACGAAATCCAGACCTTGCCCGTCAACTGTGTGCATCTCTTCTCCAATGCTATGAATTTTCTAGTCGAGCACTGCGGCAGTACGGTGGTGCTATGCACGGCCACACAACCCTTGCTGAACCGTGTAGACCAAAGCAAAGGTGCGCTGAAGTTCACAAAGAACGATGACCTTATGCCCGACGTAAAGGGACTGTTCGACGACCTGAAGCGTGTGGAGGTGCTCAATCGCCGCAAACCTGGTGGATGGACTGACGAGGAAATCGCTCGACTTGCTCTGGATGAGGTCGCGCAAAGTAAGAGCTGCCTCGTGATCGTTAACACGAAGAAGTCCGCGCAGACACTTTTTCGTCTATGCCGGGAAGCTGTGGGGATACAGACCTTTCACCTGAGCACCAATATGTGCCCTGCACACCGCAAGGAAGTTCTCGACCAAATTAGGCAGCTGTTAGATGACGAGTCTCCCGTGCTCTGTATTAGTACTCAGTTGATTGAAGCTGGGGTGGATGTGGATTTCGGCGCGGTCATTCGCTACACCGCTGGCCTGGATTCTATTGCTCAGGCCGCTGGCCGTTGTAATCGCAATGGAAAGCAAAAAGATGCTGATGGAAATCCTAAGGTAGGGCGGGTTCACGTGGTTAATCCGGCCGTGGAAAATATAGACAGGCTCAAGGATATTCAGTGCGGTAAAGGCATTACCGAGCGATTGCTTGACGATGTTGAGGCTGGTAGCGAGGACTTTGGTGGCAATCTGATCGGGCCGAAAGCCATAGAGCGGTACTTCGAATACTTCTTCTTTAACCGCCATCTGGAAATGGATTACCCCGTATCCGCCCAGAGTGTCGGTCGTGATGACACACTGTTGAATCTTCTTTCAACCAACTCGCTCGCTATGGACGAATATGGACGCAATTACGGCATCGCGCCCAACATCTATCTTCGGCAATCCTTCATGTCCGCTGCCCATGCCTTCAAAGTCATCGACGCACCGACGCGAGGCATCATCGTGCCCTACGGAAAAGCTGGGCGTGATGTGGTTAACAATCTTTGCTCGGCCTTCGAGGTTGAAAAGCAGTTCGTGCTGTTGCGCCGAGCACAGCAATACACAGTCAATGTTTTTCCCCAAGACTTGGAGAAACTTCAGAAGGCCGGGGCCGTGTCTGCAATCCAGAAGGATGTGGACATTCTCCATTTGTCCGATGCCCGTTATTACAACCAGTCGTTCGGCCTGAGTCAGACGCCAGAAGGAACAATGGAGGTGCTATATGCCTGA
- a CDS encoding CRISPR-associated endonuclease Cas3'', translating into MRNEELRCGEYRKPALAHVRRNDDGSFAIHELEEHLRAVGDLAGEFASTFGHAEWGQLAGLWHDLGKDSLPFQNYIVRRNERAAWRPRAEQ; encoded by the coding sequence ATGAGGAATGAGGAACTGCGTTGTGGAGAGTATCGTAAGCCCGCTCTGGCCCATGTGCGGCGGAACGACGACGGGTCGTTCGCCATCCATGAGCTTGAAGAGCACTTGCGCGCGGTAGGGGATCTCGCAGGGGAGTTTGCATCGACCTTCGGGCATGCTGAATGGGGGCAACTCGCAGGGCTCTGGCATGATCTCGGGAAAGACTCCTTGCCATTCCAAAACTATATTGTTCGCAGGAACGAGAGAGCAGCTTGGAGACCGAGGGCCGAACAATGA
- a CDS encoding heme-binding beta-barrel domain-containing protein: MTLEPIGPVRNHEQVLYGSRYATVAQRIGERDVLLHEEVGYWLWDPSEGQVLRCFTVPRGWRWLPVGRRRLPPPFRLVAEVGSDTYGICSNRSSTRSSRRCATN; the protein is encoded by the coding sequence ATTACCCTTGAGCCGATCGGGCCTGTACGCAATCACGAGCAAGTGTTGTATGGCTCGCGCTATGCGACGGTGGCGCAGCGGATCGGGGAGCGTGATGTGCTGCTCCACGAGGAAGTGGGCTACTGGCTCTGGGATCCGAGCGAGGGGCAGGTGCTGCGCTGTTTCACCGTACCGCGCGGGTGGCGCTGGTTGCCGGTGGGACGGCGGCGCCTTCCGCCACCATTTAGGCTGGTCGCAGAGGTGGGATCGGACACCTATGGGATCTGCTCAAACCGGTCCTCGACAAGGAGTTCAAGACGCTGCGCTACGAATTGA
- the sthA gene encoding Si-specific NAD(P)(+) transhydrogenase produces MRSYDMVVVGSGPAGQKAAVQAAKLSKRVAIIEKSRQLGGTSLNTGTLPSKTLKDTIEYIHGLGRRGLHQLGAALTKQLTLPDLMTRKNQVIETEVAVITNQLQRNGIEIIQGTAGFVDPHTVSVVRSDGHVDHVQASVIILATGSRPRRPTEIHFDDLIVCDSDSFLRTTRNPASIIVLGGGVIGTEYASMLAAFGIKVTLIDRRMQLLRFLDQEIAQALDSQMQQQGVAIRLGQEHLNIGMNEIGHPTIQLHNGETVTADMLLYTMGRIGNTDALNLAAIGLTTDPQGQLTVNAQYQTAIPHIYATGDVIGFPALAATAMEQGRLAACHAFQVYESHDVNVIPYGIYSIPEVSMVGKTEEELTTAGVPHATGRAFFREMARGHISGDLHGFLKVIFHSETHRLLGVHIIGPGATELVHIGQSVLTYGGAVEYFVHNVFNYPTMAECYRTAALDGLNRLHHHSSQQ; encoded by the coding sequence ATGCGATCCTACGACATGGTGGTAGTCGGCAGTGGACCAGCCGGCCAGAAAGCAGCAGTCCAAGCGGCGAAACTGTCCAAACGAGTGGCCATCATCGAGAAATCGCGCCAACTCGGCGGAACTTCGCTCAATACCGGCACCCTCCCCAGCAAGACTCTCAAGGACACGATCGAGTATATCCATGGCTTGGGACGACGAGGATTGCACCAGCTGGGTGCAGCGCTCACCAAGCAGTTGACGCTCCCGGACCTGATGACACGCAAGAACCAGGTCATCGAAACCGAAGTCGCCGTGATCACCAATCAGCTGCAGCGTAACGGCATCGAGATCATCCAAGGCACAGCCGGCTTTGTCGATCCCCATACCGTGAGCGTGGTGAGATCGGATGGGCACGTCGATCACGTCCAGGCCTCAGTCATTATCCTAGCCACGGGGTCGCGACCACGCCGCCCCACGGAGATCCACTTCGACGACCTGATCGTGTGCGATTCCGACTCGTTTCTCCGCACGACCAGGAACCCCGCCAGCATCATCGTCCTCGGAGGCGGTGTCATCGGCACAGAGTATGCTTCGATGTTAGCCGCCTTCGGCATCAAGGTCACCCTCATCGATCGGCGGATGCAACTGTTGCGGTTCTTGGATCAGGAAATCGCGCAAGCCCTCGACTCCCAGATGCAGCAACAGGGGGTCGCAATCCGACTCGGACAAGAGCATCTGAACATCGGCATGAATGAAATCGGGCACCCGACGATCCAACTCCACAACGGCGAGACAGTGACCGCCGACATGCTGCTCTACACCATGGGACGGATCGGCAATACGGACGCATTGAACCTCGCCGCGATCGGCCTTACCACTGATCCGCAGGGGCAACTTACAGTCAACGCCCAGTACCAAACGGCCATTCCCCACATCTATGCGACAGGTGATGTCATCGGGTTTCCCGCGCTCGCTGCAACCGCCATGGAACAAGGCCGCCTCGCGGCCTGCCATGCCTTTCAGGTGTACGAGTCGCACGACGTCAACGTGATTCCCTATGGCATCTACAGCATCCCCGAGGTCTCGATGGTGGGGAAAACCGAGGAAGAACTCACCACCGCCGGTGTCCCGCACGCCACCGGAAGGGCTTTTTTCAGAGAAATGGCGCGCGGCCATATCAGCGGCGACCTCCATGGTTTCTTAAAGGTGATCTTTCACTCCGAGACCCATAGGCTCCTTGGCGTCCATATCATCGGGCCTGGTGCCACCGAATTGGTTCATATCGGCCAATCGGTCCTGACCTATGGAGGCGCGGTGGAGTACTTCGTCCACAATGTCTTCAATTATCCCACGATGGCCGAGTGTTACCGCACCGCCGCCCTCGACGGTTTGAATCGGCTGCACCATCATTCATCTCAGCAGTGA
- a CDS encoding aminoacyl-tRNA deacylase gives MPIPHTLKTHLDREHVHYDVLPHSETFRAVAVAQTLHVPEQEMVKVVIVKVKERFVTTVLPATAKVDVTRLRKIFGTHRVRLATEEEISQLFPDCEVGAMPPLGTLYGLPVYVDRSLTGDEEIVFEGGTHSEAIRMRYWDFAALVFPVVAEFNRPPMANC, from the coding sequence ATGCCTATTCCACACACACTAAAAACTCATCTCGATCGTGAGCATGTTCATTACGATGTCTTGCCCCATTCAGAAACATTCCGAGCGGTTGCCGTCGCTCAGACGCTCCATGTACCCGAGCAAGAGATGGTGAAGGTGGTGATCGTGAAAGTGAAGGAACGATTCGTCACGACGGTGCTGCCGGCGACGGCAAAAGTGGATGTGACGCGTCTACGGAAGATCTTCGGAACCCATCGCGTACGTCTTGCGACCGAGGAGGAGATCTCGCAGCTCTTTCCCGACTGCGAAGTCGGCGCCATGCCGCCGCTCGGCACGCTCTATGGACTGCCGGTGTACGTCGATCGCTCGCTCACCGGCGATGAAGAAATTGTCTTTGAAGGGGGCACCCACTCCGAGGCAATCCGCATGCGCTACTGGGATTTCGCCGCTTTGGTGTTTCCCGTGGTCGCTGAGTTCAACCGTCCGCCGATGGCGAACTGTTGA
- a CDS encoding TIM44-like domain-containing protein: MIKSSQLIAVCIVLSLIGLPTLTLAKARGGSGGGFSSGSRGGGYGTMGSRGSRTHQDNGAKPIEQSTTAKPSTAPPPNAANSPTGQSAPTTSPSWLQRNPLLAGIAGGLAGTWIGHMLFGATESSAKTTDTEEPASPSNSFGLIFLVMLLGAGALYYFKRVRQTPAPVFTGLSRNTAARGSLIDISSNSGTDRPTIDTTYAVTTEDKAAFQQLLVDIQSAWSAQDVTGLRRCLTPEMLSYFSTALAEDNSRGVQNHVEGVELLKGDVREAWSENTTDYATVDLRWNARDYTISTTIPRGEPGYLVEGSEETPTESCEVWTFMRVRDGRWLLSAIQQ, from the coding sequence ATGATCAAAAGTTCACAACTCATAGCGGTCTGTATCGTCCTCTCACTCATCGGCCTCCCGACCCTCACATTGGCCAAGGCGCGTGGAGGATCGGGCGGAGGATTTTCCAGCGGCTCACGAGGCGGAGGGTACGGAACCATGGGCAGCCGTGGGTCCCGTACCCATCAAGACAACGGCGCCAAGCCGATCGAGCAATCCACGACGGCCAAACCATCGACGGCACCGCCGCCAAACGCCGCCAACAGCCCCACGGGCCAGTCCGCGCCGACCACTTCACCGTCATGGTTGCAACGCAACCCCCTGCTCGCTGGAATCGCCGGTGGTCTGGCAGGAACCTGGATCGGACACATGCTCTTCGGCGCGACGGAAAGCAGCGCCAAGACGACGGACACCGAAGAGCCGGCTTCGCCGTCCAACTCATTCGGGCTGATCTTCCTCGTCATGTTACTCGGGGCCGGTGCGCTCTACTATTTCAAACGAGTCCGACAGACACCCGCTCCGGTGTTCACGGGACTCTCGCGCAACACAGCCGCGCGGGGCAGTCTCATTGATATCTCGTCCAACAGCGGCACCGACAGGCCGACGATTGACACGACCTACGCCGTGACCACCGAAGATAAGGCCGCCTTTCAGCAATTGCTGGTCGATATTCAATCAGCATGGAGCGCGCAAGATGTGACAGGACTGCGACGCTGTCTGACGCCGGAAATGCTGAGCTATTTCAGCACCGCCTTGGCCGAAGACAACAGTCGAGGCGTGCAGAATCACGTGGAAGGCGTGGAGTTGCTCAAGGGAGACGTGCGTGAAGCCTGGTCCGAAAATACGACCGACTATGCCACCGTGGACCTACGCTGGAACGCCCGCGACTATACGATCTCCACAACCATCCCGCGCGGAGAACCGGGCTATCTGGTCGAAGGCAGTGAAGAAACACCGACCGAATCATGCGAAGTCTGGACCTTCATGCGCGTGCGTGATGGACGCTGGCTTTTGTCGGCCATTCAACAATAG
- a CDS encoding IS3 family transposase (programmed frameshift), with amino-acid sequence MSSKTRRSYTEAFKEEAVRLVRESGHPVAQVARDLGIADHLLYRWRAEQQQAEGCGQTRHSLRAEQAELIQLRRENAILKQERDFLKRGGGVLREGVAMRYRVIHEHDRRYPIRLMCRVLAVSAAGYYAWRSRPESARSIQTRILRSAIRVIHQESRETYGSPRIWDALVKQGHRVGEHRVARLMRQDGIRAKTVTKWRATTQSQHQFPVAANTLDRAFTVEAPNRVWAGDLTYVWTREGWLYLAVLLDLYSRRVVGWAMGQRLTGELAEQALLMAVMNRIPRVGLLHHSDRGSQYAATSYQHRLAEYGLIPSMSRKGNCWDNACVESFFGTLKRELGYHRHYATRDEAKKEIFEYIEGFYNRQRRHSTLGYHSPAEYEARAAVA; translated from the exons ATGAGCTCGAAGACACGACGGTCGTATACGGAGGCGTTCAAAGAAGAAGCGGTGCGCTTAGTCCGGGAGTCAGGACATCCCGTTGCACAGGTGGCGCGGGATCTGGGGATTGCGGACCATCTCCTCTACCGGTGGCGCGCGGAGCAACAGCAGGCTGAGGGGTGTGGACAGACCCGGCACTCTCTCCGGGCCGAACAGGCGGAACTGATCCAGCTCCGGCGTGAAAATGCTATTTTGAAGCAGGAGCGGGATTTTTTAAAACGTG GCGGCGGCGTTCTTCGCGAAGGAGTCGCGATGAGATACCGCGTGATCCACGAACACGACCGTCGCTATCCGATCCGCTTAATGTGCCGTGTCCTCGCCGTCTCGGCAGCGGGCTATTACGCGTGGCGATCACGGCCTGAAAGTGCCCGGTCCATCCAGACGCGTATACTGCGCTCAGCCATTCGGGTGATCCACCAGGAGTCGCGGGAAACGTACGGCAGTCCCCGGATCTGGGACGCCTTAGTCAAACAGGGGCACCGCGTTGGCGAGCATCGCGTCGCTCGGCTCATGCGCCAAGACGGTATTCGGGCGAAGACCGTGACGAAGTGGCGCGCCACCACCCAGTCCCAGCATCAGTTCCCGGTGGCCGCGAATACTCTGGATCGGGCCTTCACGGTTGAAGCTCCTAATCGAGTGTGGGCCGGAGACCTGACCTACGTCTGGACACGGGAGGGCTGGCTCTATCTGGCGGTTCTACTCGATCTGTATTCACGCCGGGTGGTCGGCTGGGCGATGGGCCAGCGATTAACGGGTGAGTTGGCGGAGCAGGCCCTCCTGATGGCCGTGATGAACCGAATTCCCAGGGTAGGGCTCCTGCACCATTCGGACCGCGGCAGTCAGTATGCCGCGACGAGCTACCAGCACCGACTCGCTGAGTATGGCCTTATTCCCAGTATGAGCCGCAAAGGCAACTGCTGGGACAACGCGTGCGTCGAAAGTTTCTTTGGAACGCTCAAGCGGGAGCTCGGGTACCATCGGCACTATGCCACCCGAGACGAAGCCAAGAAGGAGATCTTCGAATACATCGAGGGGTTCTACAATCGGCAGCGTCGGCACTCAACCCTCGGCTATCACTCCCCAGCTGAGTATGAAGCGCGGGCAGCAGTCGCGTAA